In Geminocystis sp. NIES-3709, a single genomic region encodes these proteins:
- a CDS encoding mechanosensitive ion channel: MILTDYPQNFNVLNLFAQMQRTPFVEDSLQGNLGITLVNVGKALLILIIGLIFANIVKGQIKKWLKKTDIDNRFSTMVVGDQSDNDPLIPTEKWISEIVGWIITLFVIVAFLDALELQSVSQPLNLLLGEVTKFLPRIGGALLLILLAWGVATIVKLFVTKILTQFHLDEKLNAQVKEDDTATITDNEPIALSETIGNALYWFVYLLFLPSILSILELEGTLSPLNELVNDILGILPNVFAAIIIAFLGWIVAQVVKKVVVNLLTAIGANNIGAKFGLSTTNRKQSLAYIIGSVVYVLVLIPIAITALDALQIQAISTPAIAMLKQVLDILPKLFAAIVIIGLAYFGGQYLSELVINFLTTIGFNNVFVWLGITQPSRRFVNSEQLIDEIPINNTPINKTPAEIVGSIVLVSILLVASLTAVDILQIDALKQVVAFVLVLGGQVLVGVIILGIGLYFANLVFKLIANSGSHQARLLAQVARIAIIVLVSAMALERIGIAPNIVNLAFGLLMGGIAVAIALAFGLGGRKTADKLLQQWLESFNKKSI, from the coding sequence ATGATACTAACGGATTATCCACAGAATTTCAATGTTCTTAATCTATTTGCACAAATGCAACGAACTCCTTTCGTGGAAGATTCTTTGCAAGGAAACTTAGGCATTACTCTTGTGAATGTCGGAAAAGCTCTTTTAATCTTGATTATTGGTTTAATTTTTGCCAATATCGTTAAAGGGCAAATCAAAAAATGGTTAAAAAAGACTGATATTGATAATCGTTTTAGCACAATGGTTGTAGGCGATCAATCTGACAATGATCCTCTAATTCCTACGGAAAAATGGATTTCAGAAATTGTAGGTTGGATTATTACTCTGTTTGTCATCGTTGCTTTTCTCGATGCCTTAGAGTTACAGTCGGTTTCGCAACCACTAAATCTTCTTTTAGGTGAAGTTACCAAGTTTTTACCACGCATTGGAGGAGCATTACTTCTAATTCTTTTGGCTTGGGGTGTTGCAACGATCGTTAAGTTATTTGTCACCAAAATCTTAACTCAATTTCATCTGGATGAAAAGTTAAATGCCCAAGTGAAAGAAGATGACACCGCAACCATTACTGATAATGAGCCAATTGCTCTGAGTGAAACTATCGGTAATGCTCTTTATTGGTTTGTTTATCTCTTATTTTTACCTTCTATTCTCAGCATTTTGGAGTTAGAAGGTACTTTAAGCCCATTAAATGAATTGGTTAATGACATTTTGGGAATACTCCCTAATGTTTTTGCGGCGATTATTATTGCCTTTCTGGGTTGGATTGTTGCCCAAGTTGTTAAAAAAGTAGTTGTTAATCTCCTTACCGCTATTGGTGCTAATAATATCGGTGCTAAATTTGGTTTATCTACTACCAACAGAAAACAATCTTTGGCTTATATCATCGGCTCTGTGGTGTATGTATTAGTGTTAATTCCCATCGCTATTACTGCCCTTGATGCTCTGCAAATTCAGGCAATTTCTACACCGGCGATCGCCATGTTAAAGCAAGTTTTGGATATTTTACCAAAGCTATTTGCCGCTATTGTTATCATTGGTTTAGCCTATTTTGGTGGTCAATATTTGTCCGAATTAGTCATTAATTTTTTAACAACCATCGGTTTTAATAATGTTTTTGTCTGGTTAGGAATAACCCAACCTTCAAGACGATTTGTTAACTCAGAGCAACTTATTGATGAAATTCCCATTAATAACACTCCTATTAATAAAACTCCTGCAGAAATTGTAGGCTCGATCGTTTTAGTCAGTATTTTGTTAGTAGCTTCTTTGACTGCTGTTGACATTCTACAAATTGACGCTTTAAAACAAGTCGTTGCCTTTGTGTTAGTTTTAGGTGGACAAGTTTTAGTAGGAGTAATCATTTTAGGCATTGGTTTATATTTCGCTAATTTAGTGTTTAAACTAATCGCCAATTCTGGTAGTCATCAAGCCCGTTTGTTAGCCCAAGTTGCCCGTATTGCTATTATTGTTTTAGTTTCCGCTATGGCTTTAGAAAGAATCGGTATTGCACCTAATATCGTTAATCTTGCCTTTGGTTTACTCATGGGAGGCATTGCTGTGGCGATCGCCCTTGCCTTTGGTTTAGGGGGAAGAAAAACGGCAGATAAACTTCTGCAACAATGGTTAGAATCTTTTAATAAAAAATCAATTTAA
- the tpiA gene encoding triose-phosphate isomerase: protein MRKIIIAGNWKMHKTQGESLEFLQAFLPHLEDTTETREVVLCVPFTSLNFMSKNLHGSRVKLGAQNIHWADQGAFTGEVSGAMLSEIGMNYVIVGHSERRQYFGETDETVNSRLLAAQKYGLIPILCVGESKTQRDAGETENIIMNQLQKGLVNVDQNSLVIAYEPIWAIGTGDTCEATEANRVIALIRSQLTNKNVTIQYGGSVNPSNVDEIMAQPDIDGALVGGASLDASSFARLVNYQ, encoded by the coding sequence GTGCGAAAAATTATAATTGCTGGTAACTGGAAGATGCACAAGACTCAAGGAGAGTCTCTCGAATTTTTACAGGCTTTTTTACCCCATTTGGAAGACACCACCGAAACAAGAGAAGTTGTATTGTGTGTGCCTTTCACCAGTTTAAATTTCATGTCTAAAAATTTACATGGTAGTCGGGTTAAACTTGGTGCTCAAAATATCCATTGGGCTGATCAAGGTGCATTTACTGGGGAAGTTTCTGGTGCTATGTTATCAGAAATTGGGATGAATTATGTAATAGTCGGTCATAGTGAGCGTCGTCAATATTTTGGAGAAACCGATGAAACGGTTAACAGTCGTTTGTTGGCGGCTCAAAAATATGGTTTAATTCCCATTCTTTGTGTCGGTGAAAGTAAAACCCAACGGGATGCAGGAGAAACAGAAAATATTATTATGAATCAGTTACAAAAAGGTTTAGTTAATGTAGATCAAAATAGTCTTGTCATTGCTTATGAACCTATTTGGGCGATCGGAACTGGTGACACTTGTGAAGCGACAGAAGCAAATAGAGTAATTGCTTTAATTCGTTCTCAGTTAACTAATAAAAATGTCACTATACAGTATGGTGGATCTGTGAATCCTAGTAATGTTGATGAAATTATGGCACAACCTGACATTGATGGTGCGTTGGTAGGGGGAGCAAGTCTTGATGCTTCTAGCTTTGCCCGCTTAGTAAACTATCAATAG
- the folP gene encoding dihydropteroate synthase, which yields MSDSLIIRNHRFIWGSRTYLMGILNVTPDSFSDGGQFNHLETALKQAQMMIDRGVDIIDIGGQSTRPGAKQITLEEELERVIPIIKAIREVSDIPISIDTTRAIVAQTSIEKGADIVNDISGGTFDRAGAFHDRTMLSTVAKLQVPIILMHIKGTPKTMQTLTDYQDLIGEIKQFLQERIEEAITLGIKKEHIILDPGIGFAKNYEQNLEILRNITEIKTLGFPVLIGTSRKSFIGKILNRENPQERIWGTAATCSYAITQGADILRVHDVSEMYDVIRVTDALTKNSY from the coding sequence ATGTCTGATTCTTTAATTATCCGCAATCATCGTTTTATCTGGGGAAGTCGTACTTATTTGATGGGAATTTTAAATGTAACTCCTGATAGTTTCAGTGATGGAGGGCAATTTAATCATCTGGAAACGGCTTTAAAACAAGCTCAAATGATGATCGATCGAGGTGTTGATATAATTGATATTGGTGGGCAGTCCACACGCCCCGGAGCGAAACAAATTACCTTAGAAGAAGAATTAGAACGGGTTATTCCGATTATCAAAGCAATACGAGAAGTTTCTGATATACCTATTTCGATCGATACCACTAGGGCAATAGTAGCACAAACATCTATTGAAAAAGGGGCAGATATAGTTAATGATATTTCTGGAGGAACATTCGATCGCGCAGGGGCGTTTCACGATCGCACCATGTTGTCAACGGTAGCAAAACTGCAAGTACCAATTATTTTAATGCACATTAAAGGTACTCCTAAAACTATGCAAACCTTGACAGATTATCAAGATTTAATCGGAGAAATTAAGCAATTTTTGCAAGAAAGAATTGAAGAAGCAATAACATTAGGAATCAAAAAAGAGCATATTATCCTCGATCCGGGTATCGGTTTCGCTAAAAATTATGAACAAAACTTAGAAATTCTCAGAAATATAACAGAGATTAAAACATTAGGTTTTCCAGTATTAATAGGCACATCTCGTAAGAGTTTTATTGGCAAAATTTTAAACAGAGAAAATCCCCAAGAAAGAATATGGGGAACTGCCGCAACTTGCAGTTATGCTATTACTCAGGGTGCAGATATTTTAAGAGTTCATGATGTCAGTGAAATGTACGATGTAATTAGAGTTACTGATGCTTTGACTAAAAATAGTTACTAA
- a CDS encoding branched-chain amino acid ABC transporter permease has product MVEYLVFLTISASLYALFALGLNLQWGFTGLINFGHVAFMTVGAYITVLLALKGVPLIIGVMLGAIASSALGLLIGLTSLKLREDYLAIVTIGVSELIRLIVQNEQWLTKGTFGVQSYPLPFGKFQPNFFGKISMIFLLTLLTAFVLWQLWRNFRQQLGFNRQIQGKSFQPSSRLSIYLWGGIALTFILLVYINGSIALYNYSYKAGLMLLILIILALVYYGLDLLVHSPWGRVLKAIREDEEIPKALGKNIFWYKLQSFMLGGAIAGVAGAFYSWQLTTIYPSSFEPLLTFNAWIIVVLGGSGNNAGVILGAIIFWGYDSLTRFIFSNSDIINDSQVGALRVMIIGLILMILMIWRPQGILGKKQELSLGR; this is encoded by the coding sequence ATGGTTGAATATTTAGTTTTTTTAACTATATCAGCGAGTCTTTATGCTTTGTTTGCATTAGGTTTGAATTTACAATGGGGATTTACGGGATTAATTAATTTTGGTCATGTAGCTTTTATGACGGTGGGTGCATATATTACAGTCTTATTAGCCCTGAAAGGTGTACCTTTAATCATAGGAGTAATGTTAGGTGCGATCGCATCTTCTGCCCTCGGTTTACTAATTGGTTTAACTTCTTTAAAACTACGAGAAGATTACTTGGCGATCGTCACTATCGGAGTATCAGAGTTAATTCGTTTAATCGTACAAAATGAACAATGGTTAACAAAAGGTACTTTTGGAGTGCAAAGTTATCCATTACCTTTTGGGAAATTTCAGCCTAATTTTTTCGGGAAAATTTCCATGATTTTCTTACTAACTCTTTTAACTGCTTTTGTCTTGTGGCAATTATGGAGAAATTTTCGTCAACAGTTGGGTTTCAACCGACAGATTCAAGGTAAAAGTTTTCAGCCTTCTAGTCGTTTAAGTATCTATCTTTGGGGAGGAATCGCTCTTACTTTTATTCTTCTAGTTTATATCAATGGCTCGATCGCCCTTTATAATTATAGTTACAAAGCAGGGTTAATGTTATTGATCTTAATTATCCTCGCTTTAGTTTATTATGGTTTAGATCTTCTTGTCCATTCTCCTTGGGGTAGAGTATTAAAAGCTATTCGAGAAGATGAAGAAATTCCCAAAGCGTTAGGTAAAAATATTTTCTGGTATAAACTACAATCCTTTATGTTAGGAGGTGCGATCGCAGGTGTAGCAGGTGCGTTTTACAGTTGGCAACTAACTACCATTTATCCTAGCAGTTTTGAACCCTTATTAACCTTTAATGCTTGGATTATAGTCGTTTTAGGTGGCTCAGGCAATAACGCAGGAGTGATATTGGGTGCAATTATTTTTTGGGGTTACGACTCTTTAACCCGTTTTATCTTCAGCAATTCTGATATTATCAACGATTCTCAAGTCGGTGCATTAAGAGTCATGATTATCGGTTTAATTTTAATGATATTAATGATTTGGCGCCCTCAAGGAATTTTAGGTAAAAAACAAGAATTATCTCTTGGTAGGTAA
- the pgsA gene encoding CDP-diacylglycerol--glycerol-3-phosphate 3-phosphatidyltransferase: protein MNVPNSITFSRIVLVIPLIYLLYQPSIIFQWLAFGIFILAALTDWLDGYLARKLNQITELGKFLDPLTDKILVITPLLILIERQVIPAWGVLIILVREIVIAGWRVNPQLSQKNSISGANIWGKLKTVVQITSIALLIIPLSSIWQTIGLICFWVSVILTIISGIIYIRE, encoded by the coding sequence ATGAATGTTCCTAATTCCATCACTTTTAGTCGGATTGTTTTAGTTATTCCTCTTATTTATTTGTTATATCAACCATCAATTATTTTTCAATGGTTAGCCTTTGGTATTTTTATCCTTGCCGCTTTGACAGATTGGTTAGACGGCTATTTAGCTAGAAAATTAAATCAAATCACCGAATTAGGTAAATTTTTAGATCCTCTAACGGATAAAATTCTAGTAATAACTCCTTTACTTATCCTCATTGAAAGACAAGTTATTCCAGCTTGGGGAGTATTAATTATTCTCGTCAGAGAAATTGTGATTGCTGGATGGCGAGTTAATCCTCAATTAAGTCAAAAAAATAGTATTTCTGGCGCAAATATTTGGGGTAAGTTAAAAACTGTGGTACAAATTACTTCGATCGCTCTATTGATTATTCCTTTATCTAGTATTTGGCAAACTATTGGTTTAATTTGTTTTTGGGTGTCGGTGATATTAACTATCATTTCTGGAATTATTTATATTCGAGAATAA
- a CDS encoding CCA tRNA nucleotidyltransferase, whose amino-acid sequence MQTSLHSFIIDNLPFPLTVLPDDCYLVGGAVRDVLLQRKKESIDLDFVLPHSAIKIAKNIANLSNAGFVVLDADRHIARIVFPHVTVDIANQEGDSINVDLARRDYTINSIAFHCQKQEIIDPFHGQEDINKGIMRMISQKNLEDDPLRLLRGYRQACQLNFTIESATRATIQQLTSLLSKVAKERINMELEYLFASENGSYWLTEAFRDGLLSIRHPYLSQTKINYLTNIDNSARWFQEKWLEFKSITPSYYQNAKLACFTDNNPENAEQELINLKYSRQDIKSVTTILKYTPSLLKKDFATNLADQYFFFSAVGDILPILAIFAHAHYIDSELIILLVDRYLDDNDIVAHPQPLVTGKEIMESLQIPPSPLIGKLLTDISIAYIEGKINTKDDALQWVKKFR is encoded by the coding sequence ATGCAAACTAGCTTACATAGCTTTATTATTGATAATTTGCCTTTTCCTTTAACTGTGTTACCTGATGACTGTTATTTAGTTGGTGGTGCAGTGAGAGATGTATTATTGCAAAGAAAAAAAGAATCTATTGACTTGGATTTTGTTTTACCTCATTCAGCGATTAAAATTGCCAAAAATATTGCTAATTTGTCTAATGCTGGTTTTGTGGTACTAGATGCTGATCGACATATTGCTAGAATAGTATTTCCTCATGTTACTGTTGATATTGCGAATCAAGAAGGGGATAGTATCAATGTAGATTTAGCTAGACGAGATTATACTATCAACTCGATCGCATTTCACTGCCAAAAACAAGAAATAATTGATCCCTTTCACGGACAAGAAGATATAAATAAAGGGATAATGAGAATGATAAGCCAAAAAAACTTAGAAGATGATCCTCTGCGACTACTAAGAGGCTATCGACAGGCTTGTCAACTAAACTTTACGATAGAATCAGCTACCCGTGCCACTATTCAACAATTAACTTCTTTATTAAGTAAGGTAGCGAAGGAAAGAATTAACATGGAGTTAGAGTATCTTTTCGCCAGTGAAAACGGTAGTTATTGGCTAACAGAGGCTTTTCGAGATGGTTTATTATCTATCCGTCATCCTTATCTTTCCCAAACTAAAATCAATTATCTTACCAATATAGATAATTCTGCTCGATGGTTTCAAGAAAAATGGCTTGAATTTAAGTCTATTACTCCTAGTTATTATCAGAATGCAAAATTAGCCTGTTTTACTGACAATAACCCAGAAAATGCCGAACAAGAGTTAATTAACCTAAAATACTCTCGTCAAGACATTAAATCTGTCACCACTATACTTAAATATACTCCCTCTCTCCTAAAAAAAGATTTTGCCACAAATTTAGCAGATCAATATTTTTTCTTTTCTGCCGTGGGAGATATTTTGCCGATTTTAGCAATTTTTGCCCATGCCCATTATATTGACTCAGAATTGATTATTCTGCTAGTCGATCGATATTTAGATGATAATGATATAGTGGCTCATCCTCAACCTTTGGTGACGGGAAAAGAGATAATGGAATCTTTACAAATACCCCCTAGCCCATTAATTGGCAAACTCTTAACAGATATTTCAATTGCTTACATTGAAGGAAAAATTAACACTAAAGATGATGCTTTACAATGGGTTAAAAAATTTCGTTAA